One genomic segment of Ehrlichia chaffeensis str. Arkansas includes these proteins:
- the infA gene encoding translation initiation factor IF-1, with the protein MVTKEGIIEAEGIVIKLLRDATFMVRLNDNYEIIAHASGKIRKSKIRILMHDRVLVEISTYGINKGEVGKGRIIRRLKVTDA; encoded by the coding sequence GTGGTAACAAAAGAAGGTATAATTGAAGCTGAAGGTATTGTAATTAAGCTATTGCGTGATGCAACTTTTATGGTGAGGCTTAATGATAATTATGAAATTATAGCACATGCTTCAGGAAAAATAAGAAAAAGTAAAATACGTATACTAATGCATGACAGGGTGTTAGTAGAAATTAGTACTTATGGTATTAATAAAGGTGAAGTCGGAAAAGGTAGAATTATTAGACGATTGAAAGTTACAGATGCTTAA
- a CDS encoding Maf family nucleotide pyrophosphatase, giving the protein MLKFDNLILASSSEQRLSLLEQIGVIPGQVVSPDIDEVVLKKELPKVYSIRIAKEKGTKVRVLYPDKFILSADTVVCCGRRVLPKAETEEQALECIRLISGRRHRVYTTVCLYTPYNKLHCRNVMTIVKFKHLSMQEINSYIMSGQWKGKSGACSIQTSAGKFVLSINGSYSSVIGLPLYETYSILSQYFSI; this is encoded by the coding sequence ATGCTTAAGTTTGATAATTTAATATTAGCTTCTTCTTCAGAGCAAAGGTTGTCTTTATTAGAACAGATTGGTGTAATTCCTGGACAAGTAGTATCTCCTGATATAGATGAAGTGGTTTTAAAGAAGGAATTACCGAAAGTTTATTCAATACGTATAGCTAAAGAAAAAGGAACAAAGGTAAGGGTATTATATCCTGATAAATTTATATTAAGTGCAGATACTGTTGTATGTTGTGGTAGGCGAGTATTGCCCAAGGCAGAAACAGAAGAACAAGCTCTTGAATGTATACGATTAATATCAGGGCGTAGACATAGAGTGTATACAACTGTTTGCTTATATACTCCTTATAATAAATTGCATTGTAGAAATGTGATGACAATAGTCAAGTTTAAACATTTATCCATGCAGGAGATCAATTCTTATATAATGTCTGGACAATGGAAAGGAAAATCAGGAGCATGCAGTATACAGACAAGTGCTGGTAAGTTTGTATTATCAATTAATGGATCGTACTCTTCTGTTATAGGGTTACCATTGTATGAAACTTATTCTATTTTGAGTCAATATTTTAGTATATAG
- the rpsB gene encoding 30S ribosomal protein S2, translating into MVNLPKFTMRDLVESGVHFGHKASRWNPKMAPYIYGVHNDIHIINLQNTVVLLKNALKALYDIVLKRGRVLFIGTKVQASAIIADEAVRCGQYYINNRWLGGMLTNWETISLSIKKLKEYEKLIENVDNQFTKKELLLFEKKRAKLDRSIGGICNMGGLPHALFVIDTNKEHIAIKEANKLNIPVIAVLDTNSDPAGIDYPIPGNDDAVRSIDFFCKIVSDTILEAIRSDLAKSGINVDGIKDFSVEKREDLLRANNRDHKNNKNNSTIDNAENLKEENLVGGSNNES; encoded by the coding sequence ATGGTTAATTTGCCAAAATTTACAATGCGAGATTTAGTAGAATCTGGTGTTCACTTTGGTCATAAAGCAAGTAGATGGAATCCTAAAATGGCTCCATATATATATGGAGTGCATAACGATATTCATATTATTAATTTGCAAAATACTGTAGTTTTACTTAAGAATGCATTGAAAGCTCTGTATGATATAGTTCTTAAGAGAGGTAGAGTATTATTTATAGGTACTAAAGTTCAGGCTTCTGCTATTATTGCTGATGAAGCAGTACGTTGTGGACAATATTATATAAATAATAGATGGTTGGGAGGTATGTTAACGAATTGGGAAACTATCTCTTTATCAATAAAAAAATTAAAGGAATATGAAAAATTAATAGAAAATGTTGATAATCAATTTACAAAGAAGGAATTATTACTTTTTGAGAAAAAAAGAGCAAAGCTTGATAGGTCTATAGGTGGTATTTGTAATATGGGTGGATTACCGCATGCTTTGTTTGTAATTGATACAAATAAGGAGCATATTGCAATTAAGGAAGCTAATAAGTTAAATATTCCTGTTATAGCCGTATTGGATACTAATTCTGATCCTGCTGGTATAGATTATCCAATTCCTGGAAATGATGATGCAGTACGTTCAATTGATTTCTTCTGTAAAATTGTATCAGATACTATATTAGAGGCAATACGTTCTGATTTAGCTAAATCTGGAATTAATGTTGATGGTATTAAGGATTTTTCAGTAGAAAAAAGAGAAGATCTTTTGAGAGCAAATAATCGAGATCATAAAAACAATAAAAATAATAGTACTATTGATAATGCTGAAAATCTTAAGGAAGAAAATCTGGTAGGAGGAAGTAATAATGAAAGTTGA
- the tsf gene encoding translation elongation factor Ts yields MKVDINAVKELRNLTGAGVGDCKEALNSCGGDIEKAKNYLREQGIAKAYKKSTKDVSDGLVAVHVNGNQGAILEVNSETDFVARNEKFQKLVLNLVSLANQYAVEDIEDFLKHEYVSGTSIHDEIMTNIAVIGENIHLNKIGYLSVNAGVVGGYIHSPVVNNLGKIGAIVALESTADNDKLNVLARQIAMHIVAARPEALSVDLLDKDILDKEREIIKKQVDQLNKPVSVAERIIDGRIAKFYQDVVLLEQIFVMDNQLTISELIKKKESELGASINLVGYKLFVISK; encoded by the coding sequence ATGAAAGTTGATATTAATGCAGTAAAAGAATTGCGTAATTTGACAGGTGCTGGTGTTGGTGATTGTAAGGAAGCATTAAATTCTTGTGGTGGTGACATAGAAAAAGCAAAAAATTATCTTAGGGAGCAAGGTATTGCAAAAGCTTACAAAAAATCTACTAAGGATGTATCAGATGGTTTAGTAGCAGTTCATGTTAATGGAAACCAAGGCGCAATTTTAGAAGTGAATTCGGAAACTGATTTTGTTGCTCGTAATGAAAAATTTCAAAAATTGGTGTTAAATCTTGTTTCTTTAGCTAATCAGTATGCTGTTGAAGATATAGAAGATTTTTTAAAACATGAATATGTTAGTGGAACTAGTATTCATGATGAAATTATGACTAATATTGCAGTAATAGGAGAAAATATTCATCTTAATAAAATAGGGTACTTATCTGTTAATGCTGGTGTTGTAGGTGGGTATATACATAGTCCTGTGGTTAATAATCTTGGTAAAATAGGAGCAATAGTTGCTTTAGAGTCTACTGCTGATAATGACAAATTAAATGTACTTGCAAGACAAATAGCTATGCATATTGTTGCTGCAAGACCAGAAGCATTATCTGTGGATCTTTTAGATAAAGATATTTTGGATAAGGAACGTGAAATTATAAAGAAGCAGGTCGACCAATTAAATAAACCAGTGTCAGTAGCAGAAAGAATAATAGATGGTAGAATAGCTAAATTTTACCAAGATGTTGTTTTATTAGAGCAGATCTTTGTGATGGATAATCAATTAACAATTTCTGAATTAATAAAGAAAAAAGAATCAGAATTGGGTGCAAGTATTAATCTTGTAGGGTATAAGCTATTTGTCATTAGTAAATAA
- a CDS encoding Mth938-like domain-containing protein: MDITPIICANKNVITGYGTGEFFINDNVYLGSHIVFPNKIISCLDLNIFNLENIIELLDETLDIVLIGTGKNHIFLPNEVKNNFLKRGFNIEYMSTGAVCRTYNVLLYEDRNVCAALISL, translated from the coding sequence ATGGATATTACGCCTATTATTTGTGCTAATAAAAATGTAATTACTGGCTATGGTACAGGTGAGTTTTTTATAAATGATAATGTCTATTTGGGGTCTCACATAGTTTTTCCAAATAAAATTATTTCTTGTTTAGATCTTAATATTTTTAACTTAGAAAATATAATTGAATTATTGGATGAAACTTTAGATATAGTATTAATTGGCACTGGTAAAAATCATATATTTTTGCCTAATGAAGTGAAAAACAATTTTTTAAAACGTGGTTTTAATATTGAATATATGTCTACAGGAGCAGTTTGCCGGACATATAATGTTCTATTATATGAAGATAGAAATGTTTGTGCAGCGTTAATATCATTATAA
- a CDS encoding metal ABC transporter permease produces the protein MFFEIINEYFFVNGIIAILIVSLVTGSLGSFMIWKNLSYLGDSISHASILGVALAVLLDISISSGILCISIIFALLLSYSINKIYSIDTVLNIVTNVIMSSGMILLSFFPSASNNIIHSLFGDVLMLTNRDLIIMALVALVIITLVIYRWKYWLIISVSNDLSASEGVNVGFIKLEFLVILSVFIAFAAQLVGILLITAFLVIPAAAARLMSKTPLQMIVISTIISIFSGITGLLLSEKFDIFPGPLIIMVSFLFLLVMYCINRLID, from the coding sequence ATGTTTTTTGAAATTATTAATGAATATTTTTTTGTTAATGGAATAATTGCTATATTAATTGTGAGCTTAGTGACAGGATCACTAGGGTCATTTATGATATGGAAGAATCTTTCATATTTGGGGGATAGTATTTCTCATGCATCTATCTTGGGTGTAGCTTTAGCTGTATTGTTGGATATTAGTATATCTAGTGGAATTTTATGTATTTCTATTATTTTTGCGTTGTTGTTGTCTTATAGCATTAATAAAATCTATTCTATAGATACGGTTTTAAATATTGTTACTAACGTTATTATGTCTTCAGGAATGATATTGTTATCTTTCTTCCCATCTGCAAGTAATAATATTATACATTCGTTATTTGGGGATGTACTAATGTTAACTAATAGAGATCTTATAATAATGGCTTTAGTAGCATTGGTAATTATTACTCTTGTAATATATAGATGGAAATATTGGTTAATTATATCTGTAAGTAATGATTTGTCTGCATCTGAAGGTGTGAATGTAGGTTTTATAAAATTAGAATTTCTAGTGATATTATCTGTATTTATTGCTTTTGCAGCTCAATTGGTAGGGATATTATTAATTACTGCTTTTTTAGTTATTCCTGCAGCAGCAGCAAGGTTGATGTCAAAAACACCACTACAAATGATAGTAATTTCTACAATCATTTCTATATTTTCTGGTATAACAGGACTTCTATTATCTGAAAAATTCGATATTTTTCCTGGTCCTTTGATTATTATGGTGTCATTCCTATTTTTATTAGTGATGTACTGTATTAATAGATTAATAGATTAA
- the petA gene encoding ubiquinol-cytochrome c reductase iron-sulfur subunit produces MNNDEDKYSVFKTKVKRRDFLGLTTLSMAGIGLFSSVYPLIKFLSPSAEVIAQSTVEVNLSDIKEGKTKVIKWQGKPVFIRKRTTQEIEEARAVKIDSLRDPQSDQERTHQGREEWLIMVGICTHLGCVPVEVDDGKKGWYCPCHGSKYDTSGRIISGPAPLNLPVPDYYFSQKDVIVIGVKGTDVA; encoded by the coding sequence ATGAATAATGATGAGGATAAATACTCTGTATTTAAGACAAAAGTTAAAAGACGAGATTTTTTAGGCTTGACTACTTTATCTATGGCAGGTATTGGGTTGTTTTCATCAGTATATCCCTTGATAAAATTTTTAAGTCCATCTGCAGAAGTTATAGCACAGTCTACTGTTGAAGTAAATTTATCAGATATTAAAGAAGGGAAAACTAAAGTTATAAAGTGGCAAGGTAAGCCTGTCTTTATACGTAAACGTACTACACAAGAGATAGAAGAAGCCAGAGCTGTAAAAATAGATAGTTTGCGGGATCCACAGTCTGATCAAGAGCGTACTCATCAAGGAAGGGAAGAATGGTTAATAATGGTAGGTATTTGTACACATTTAGGATGTGTTCCAGTTGAAGTAGATGATGGAAAGAAAGGTTGGTATTGTCCTTGTCATGGTTCTAAATATGATACGTCTGGAAGAATTATTAGTGGGCCTGCACCACTTAATCTTCCTGTTCCTGATTACTATTTTTCTCAAAAAGACGTTATTGTTATAGGAGTGAAGGGAACTGATGTTGCATAA
- a CDS encoding cytochrome b/b6 gives MSEHDNIKKTEGRGIRAWIEYRMPIGAFLKELASYQVPKNLNYAWNFGSLAGIALMLQIITGIFLAMHYTPHVAHAFSSVERIMRDVNYGWLIRYTHAVGASFFFIVVYIHILRGLYYGSYKSPRELVWFVGIFIFFAMMATAFMGYVLPWGQMSFWGATVITNLFSVIPLIGQDVVQWLWGGFSVDNPTLNRFFALHYLLPFIIVMLASLHVIALHRFGSGNPSGIEVKSSKDTIPIYPYFIVKDCITFGIFFILLFLFVFYIPNYLGHPDNYIEADPMVTPAHIVPEWYFLPFYAMLRSIPNKLLGVVTMIGSIAVWFLLPVLDKCKVKSGSHRPIFRIFYLFFVVNFCFLAWLGGQEVREPFVTLSRLSTLYYFSYFFIVLPILSKYEKPVVLPKTISDAVPEMK, from the coding sequence ATGTCTGAACATGACAATATAAAAAAAACGGAAGGGCGTGGCATTAGGGCTTGGATAGAATATAGAATGCCGATTGGTGCTTTTTTAAAAGAGTTAGCTTCATATCAGGTACCTAAGAACCTGAATTATGCTTGGAATTTTGGTTCTCTTGCTGGTATTGCACTAATGCTACAGATTATCACAGGGATATTTTTAGCAATGCATTACACACCACATGTTGCACATGCATTTAGTAGTGTAGAGAGGATAATGCGTGATGTTAATTATGGTTGGTTAATAAGATATACTCATGCTGTAGGTGCTTCATTCTTTTTTATAGTTGTGTATATACATATATTACGTGGTTTATATTATGGTTCTTATAAAAGTCCTAGAGAATTAGTTTGGTTTGTTGGTATTTTTATCTTTTTTGCAATGATGGCTACAGCATTTATGGGATATGTATTACCATGGGGGCAAATGAGTTTTTGGGGTGCAACTGTAATTACTAACTTGTTTTCTGTTATACCTTTAATTGGTCAGGATGTAGTACAATGGCTATGGGGTGGTTTTTCTGTTGATAATCCTACGTTGAATAGATTTTTTGCGTTACATTATTTGTTACCTTTTATTATTGTGATGCTTGCTTCATTACATGTTATAGCATTGCACAGGTTTGGATCAGGTAATCCGAGTGGAATAGAAGTAAAATCTAGTAAAGACACTATTCCAATTTATCCTTACTTTATTGTTAAAGATTGTATAACATTTGGTATATTTTTTATTCTTTTATTTTTGTTTGTATTTTATATTCCAAATTACTTAGGGCATCCAGATAATTATATTGAAGCTGATCCTATGGTGACACCTGCTCATATAGTTCCTGAATGGTACTTTTTGCCTTTTTATGCTATGTTGCGTTCTATTCCTAATAAATTATTAGGGGTAGTTACTATGATTGGCTCTATAGCAGTGTGGTTTTTGTTACCTGTATTAGATAAATGTAAGGTCAAGAGTGGTAGTCATCGTCCGATTTTTAGAATCTTTTATCTGTTCTTTGTAGTGAATTTTTGTTTTTTAGCTTGGCTTGGTGGACAAGAAGTAAGAGAACCATTTGTAACACTTAGTAGATTATCTACATTATATTATTTCTCATATTTTTTTATTGTGTTGCCTATATTGTCTAAGTATGAAAAGCCAGTTGTGCTTCCAAAAACGATAAGTGATGCAGTGCCGGAGATGAAATAA
- a CDS encoding cytochrome c1 translates to MILMRFLLIVYFVCVSFVCAAEEFKHLSPKKINWKFDGILGSFDKQSIQRGYQVYREVCSSCHSMKRIAFRNLRDVGFSEEEVKAIAASYQVLDGPNDIGEMFERPGIKSDYFIPPFPNKEAAMAANKGAFPPDLSLIIKARHNGANYLYSLLTGYESHDPDESGLYTNPYFTTGKMSMAPPLSDGLVQYTDGTDSKVENMAYDVVNFLQWAAEPEMETRKKLGIKVISFLLVLTIFVILANKRLWKDLYKK, encoded by the coding sequence ATGATATTAATGCGGTTTCTTCTTATAGTTTATTTTGTTTGTGTGTCATTTGTATGTGCTGCAGAAGAATTTAAACATCTATCTCCTAAGAAAATTAATTGGAAATTCGATGGTATATTAGGTTCATTTGATAAACAGTCTATACAGCGTGGTTATCAGGTGTATAGAGAAGTATGTTCATCTTGTCATTCTATGAAAAGAATAGCATTTCGTAATTTACGTGATGTAGGATTTTCTGAAGAAGAAGTAAAAGCTATTGCAGCATCATATCAGGTTTTAGATGGACCAAATGATATTGGTGAAATGTTTGAACGTCCAGGAATTAAATCAGATTACTTTATTCCTCCTTTTCCTAATAAAGAAGCTGCTATGGCTGCTAATAAAGGTGCATTTCCACCTGATTTGTCTTTGATAATTAAAGCGAGACATAATGGTGCTAATTATTTATATTCTTTATTAACTGGCTATGAAAGTCATGATCCTGATGAAAGTGGATTATATACTAATCCTTATTTTACTACTGGAAAAATGTCTATGGCTCCTCCACTGTCTGATGGTTTGGTACAATACACAGATGGTACAGATTCTAAAGTGGAGAATATGGCTTATGATGTAGTTAATTTTTTACAGTGGGCAGCTGAGCCTGAGATGGAAACCCGTAAAAAATTAGGAATCAAGGTTATTAGTTTCTTATTAGTGTTGACAATTTTTGTAATACTCGCAAATAAAAGATTATGGAAAGATCTTTATAAGAAATAA
- a CDS encoding porin produces MKNLFVISAFTSLLMMSSYNAFSDEILDGIFGSNNKFINNTKNSFSGINNKALVKGGRIKFAGDMISYTWYSSDDTRNSNKFSRVSKRFDIDTGGNINNVGAKHDGMFSIEIDSNPDKHGIVYGAYSQINIPHVAGKSFGNNAAFNRGSKIFAKTPYGNFSVGYQEGVESMMKLNAFSIVAGDDSNIWTKHLRNILHEKKDGQSGYSVYYFNFNSGLYSESLFRNSDNIVFDDIDYYLGTGIISRSFINNLPFRLSYQSQNFMGLRFGVSYSPFGYDQRLFELQKDRNSDTLILVGPRYRHIVSGGISYTYNIKNLKFSASVIGEYGDEEHDYKAHYNRYYRHNTLKAVSIGWNVGYDKIELAGSYGKLNSAGIPYDKCVIHGVPYEYVYRSVIHWLYLKDMDYYWDIGIAYKYAPLSLSVIYFMSNRVGNELSDVNVGIEYDILKYSGFKSSLFANYNYYTFRQFSDTYRIHVNGKGSILLVGAKLSF; encoded by the coding sequence ATGAAAAATCTTTTTGTGATTTCTGCTTTTACTTCTCTGTTAATGATGTCTTCCTATAATGCTTTTTCTGATGAAATATTAGATGGTATTTTTGGAAGTAATAATAAATTTATAAATAATACTAAGAATTCATTTTCAGGAATTAATAATAAGGCGTTGGTAAAAGGTGGACGTATTAAATTTGCTGGTGATATGATATCTTATACTTGGTATTCAAGTGATGATACTAGGAATTCGAATAAATTTAGTAGGGTTAGTAAGCGTTTTGATATAGATACGGGAGGGAATATTAATAATGTTGGTGCTAAGCATGATGGTATGTTTAGTATTGAAATTGATTCAAATCCGGATAAACATGGAATTGTATATGGAGCATATTCTCAAATAAATATCCCACATGTCGCAGGAAAAAGTTTTGGTAATAATGCTGCATTTAATAGAGGATCAAAAATATTTGCTAAAACTCCTTATGGTAACTTTTCAGTTGGATATCAGGAAGGTGTAGAGTCCATGATGAAATTAAATGCTTTTAGTATAGTTGCTGGTGATGATTCTAATATATGGACAAAGCATTTAAGGAATATTCTGCATGAAAAAAAAGATGGTCAAAGTGGTTATTCAGTATATTATTTCAATTTTAACTCTGGGTTATATAGTGAAAGTTTATTTCGTAATAGTGACAATATTGTTTTTGATGACATAGACTATTATTTAGGAACTGGTATTATTTCTAGGAGTTTTATTAATAATTTGCCATTTAGGTTATCTTATCAATCACAGAATTTTATGGGATTAAGGTTTGGAGTAAGTTACTCTCCTTTTGGGTATGATCAGAGATTGTTTGAATTACAAAAAGATCGAAACAGTGATACTTTAATTTTGGTTGGGCCAAGGTATAGACATATTGTTAGTGGAGGTATTTCTTATACTTATAATATTAAAAATTTAAAATTTAGTGCTTCCGTGATAGGTGAATATGGTGATGAAGAGCATGATTATAAAGCGCACTATAATAGATATTATAGGCATAATACATTAAAGGCAGTATCCATTGGTTGGAATGTTGGTTACGATAAAATAGAATTAGCAGGGTCTTATGGAAAATTGAATAGTGCTGGAATTCCTTATGATAAGTGTGTTATACATGGAGTTCCTTATGAGTATGTATATAGGAGTGTTATTCACTGGCTGTATTTGAAAGACATGGATTACTATTGGGATATAGGTATTGCTTATAAGTATGCACCTTTAAGTCTAAGTGTTATTTACTTTATGAGTAATAGGGTTGGTAATGAATTAAGTGATGTAAATGTAGGCATTGAATATGATATTTTAAAATATAGCGGTTTTAAGAGTAGTTTGTTTGCTAATTACAATTATTATACTTTTCGCCAATTTAGTGACACTTATAGGATTCATGTGAATGGTAAGGGCAGTATATTGTTAGTGGGTGCAAAGTTAAGTTTTTAA
- a CDS encoding ECH_0525 family surface protein Esp73, with protein MKFTLVASALASFFVLYGNILFSADMLGDVGIFNPNDGNNKQSNGINGKNLFKTKDSGNGEYDRSSKVGRALVSGQAISYMWASSDEKKSFYDISGSADDWGMNCDAILRLGAEIKSNDSGVKYGADFQIAIPHVQGKNFEKKAALNRGSRIFASTPYGDFSMGYQEGVESMMKIDSSNIVAGDESSSWTQHLRGVLSEKKNALGYTMYPFLFSAGLYSENVFRNNDNMTSTVDGSKDFINNLPFRISYQSPNFMGLRFGFSYSPLGYKFQHFGRTLDIYSVKANKVVNQLPTFEVKLPSATVNLSELVKKLGTAKLDAELELSKQQELDKNALHIKFKDKEEGYLPCKGKIELLGVPGAGVSSHDPIEFGIEVDSIEEVKIPISQIELKNLTITLPDLEKFDSNLPVIQKGDTQVTKKGERESIVTKRSKNKSDQVFFGAKYEHILSGSIAYSYDLSNGFKFSTSLVGEYAHPRLHFNTQNYDIYPENYNLQGISIGSLLSYSNVSFAIAYGYLGHSGFAKHYILHKKTARNGESNAIYTMCERSNTYYWDIAFGYQYKSSNISVTYFKSNRSSNILQDISLGVEYHLLKEQSKMKCKLFGNYHHYKFSEITIAVDNVRYDDGYDNSAKPGISPVIGTGLDKSNVIRNASNGSGNIFLVGAKLEF; from the coding sequence ATGAAATTTACTTTAGTAGCATCTGCTTTAGCTTCTTTTTTTGTGTTATATGGAAATATTTTATTTTCAGCAGATATGTTAGGTGATGTTGGTATTTTTAATCCTAATGATGGAAATAACAAACAATCTAATGGTATTAATGGAAAAAATCTTTTTAAGACAAAGGATTCAGGAAATGGCGAGTATGATCGTTCATCAAAAGTAGGTCGTGCTTTAGTAAGTGGGCAAGCTATATCTTATATGTGGGCTTCATCAGATGAAAAGAAAAGTTTCTATGATATATCTGGTAGTGCAGATGATTGGGGTATGAATTGTGATGCTATATTACGTTTAGGGGCTGAAATAAAATCAAATGATTCTGGTGTTAAATATGGTGCAGATTTTCAGATAGCTATACCTCATGTTCAAGGGAAAAATTTTGAAAAAAAAGCTGCTTTAAATAGAGGATCTAGAATATTTGCTTCTACTCCATATGGTGATTTTTCAATGGGGTATCAAGAAGGAGTAGAATCTATGATGAAGATAGATTCTTCTAATATAGTGGCTGGAGATGAAAGTAGCAGTTGGACACAGCATCTGAGAGGTGTATTATCTGAAAAAAAGAATGCTTTAGGGTATACAATGTATCCATTTCTTTTTTCTGCTGGATTATATAGTGAAAACGTATTTCGGAATAATGATAATATGACATCTACTGTGGATGGTAGTAAGGATTTTATTAATAATTTACCTTTTAGGATATCCTATCAATCTCCTAATTTTATGGGATTGAGGTTTGGTTTTAGTTATTCTCCTTTAGGTTATAAATTTCAGCATTTTGGTAGAACACTTGATATATATTCTGTTAAGGCAAACAAAGTGGTTAATCAACTTCCTACTTTTGAAGTAAAGTTACCATCTGCTACTGTCAATTTAAGTGAATTAGTTAAAAAGTTGGGAACAGCTAAATTAGATGCTGAATTAGAGTTGTCTAAGCAGCAAGAACTGGATAAAAATGCTCTTCATATTAAGTTTAAGGACAAAGAAGAAGGATATCTACCATGTAAAGGTAAAATTGAGTTACTTGGTGTGCCAGGAGCAGGAGTGTCTTCTCATGATCCTATTGAATTTGGTATTGAAGTAGATAGTATAGAAGAAGTTAAGATCCCTATATCTCAGATTGAGTTAAAAAACTTGACAATTACATTACCAGATTTAGAAAAGTTTGACAGTAACTTACCAGTTATTCAAAAAGGAGATACTCAAGTCACTAAAAAAGGGGAAAGGGAATCTATAGTAACAAAACGTTCCAAAAATAAATCAGATCAGGTGTTTTTTGGTGCAAAATATGAACATATATTAAGTGGTAGTATAGCTTATAGCTATGATTTAAGTAATGGCTTTAAGTTTAGTACTTCTCTTGTAGGTGAGTATGCTCATCCTAGGCTACATTTTAATACACAAAATTATGATATTTATCCGGAAAACTATAATTTACAAGGTATATCTATTGGTTCTCTATTGAGTTATAGTAATGTTAGCTTTGCTATTGCTTATGGGTATTTGGGGCATTCTGGTTTTGCAAAGCACTACATTCTGCATAAAAAGACAGCACGAAATGGGGAATCTAATGCTATATATACAATGTGTGAAAGGTCTAACACTTATTATTGGGATATAGCTTTTGGGTATCAATATAAATCTTCTAATATTAGTGTTACATATTTTAAGAGTAATAGGAGTAGTAATATATTACAGGATATTAGTTTAGGTGTTGAGTATCATTTATTAAAAGAGCAAAGTAAAATGAAGTGCAAATTATTTGGAAATTATCACCACTATAAATTTTCGGAAATTACTATTGCTGTAGATAATGTTCGTTATGACGATGGTTATGATAATAGTGCAAAACCAGGTATTTCTCCTGTCATAGGTACAGGACTTGATAAAAGTAATGTTATCAGAAATGCAAGTAATGGATCAGGTAACATATTTTTAGTAGGTGCTAAATTAGAGTTTTAA